The Candidatus Amarolinea dominans genome contains a region encoding:
- a CDS encoding energy-coupling factor ABC transporter ATP-binding protein: MIKFERVSYAYPQQRAPVLRNLSLEIAEGEFVLVVGPSGAGKSTFLRCLNGLVPHFYGGRFSGQVRVAGRDPVNLEPRGMADAVGFVFQDPEAQFVVDTVEDELVFALENFALPQAVMRKRVEEVLDQLGIAHLRSRRVSTLSGGEKQRVALAAVMTLHPQVLVLDEPTSQLDPQAAEEVLIALRQLNEDLGLTVILSEHRLERVVQYADRILYFPGAGAPIVDGTPDDVLSQVPLTPPLVTLGKALGWRPLPLTIKDARRFARQLDLTPLRGQAVAPQPGDKVAPSVQIENAWYDYAGREALRGVSLTFRPGELVALMGRNGAGKTTLMKLLVGLLRAKQGRIRLAGAHGYAGRAAPGHSQGNGQHAADLLVDTSKLSLDEIVKTVGYVPQDPGLLLFQDTLAQELTFTRNGHALPADRPADQALLASLGLAHLSDHYPRDLSGGERQRAALAAILVADPQVLLLDEPTRGLDYQQKAELVKLLRSYRQAGKTIIMATHDVELVAGCADRVILLAEGQVVLDAPTRIAMSESLVFASQINKLLRDPAFLTVDDVLRNMQRNGANPWQ, translated from the coding sequence GTGATTAAGTTCGAGCGGGTGTCGTATGCCTATCCGCAGCAGAGGGCGCCGGTGTTGCGCAACCTGTCGCTGGAGATTGCGGAGGGGGAGTTTGTCCTGGTGGTGGGGCCATCGGGCGCGGGCAAGTCAACGTTTCTGCGCTGTCTGAACGGCCTGGTGCCCCATTTCTACGGCGGACGCTTCAGCGGGCAGGTGCGCGTGGCGGGTCGCGATCCGGTCAACCTGGAGCCGCGCGGCATGGCCGACGCGGTTGGCTTTGTGTTCCAGGACCCGGAGGCGCAGTTCGTTGTGGACACCGTGGAAGATGAACTGGTCTTTGCGCTGGAGAATTTCGCCCTGCCGCAGGCCGTGATGCGCAAACGGGTCGAAGAGGTGCTCGATCAACTCGGCATCGCGCACCTGCGCAGCCGCCGCGTCTCCACCCTGTCGGGCGGTGAAAAGCAGCGCGTGGCCCTGGCCGCCGTGATGACGCTGCATCCGCAGGTGCTTGTGCTGGATGAACCAACCTCTCAGCTCGACCCGCAGGCGGCCGAAGAAGTGCTGATCGCCCTGCGCCAGTTGAACGAAGACCTGGGACTGACGGTCATCCTGTCTGAGCATCGCCTGGAACGCGTGGTGCAGTACGCGGACCGCATTCTCTACTTCCCCGGCGCCGGCGCACCAATCGTGGATGGCACGCCGGATGATGTCCTGAGCCAGGTGCCGCTGACGCCGCCGCTGGTCACGCTGGGCAAGGCGCTGGGCTGGCGCCCGCTGCCGCTCACGATCAAGGACGCGCGTCGCTTTGCCCGTCAGTTGGACCTGACACCCCTGCGCGGCCAGGCCGTAGCCCCCCAGCCAGGCGACAAGGTGGCGCCCAGCGTGCAGATCGAGAACGCCTGGTATGACTACGCGGGTCGCGAGGCGTTGCGTGGGGTGTCGCTGACCTTTCGCCCCGGCGAACTGGTGGCATTGATGGGGCGCAACGGGGCCGGCAAAACCACCCTGATGAAGCTGCTGGTGGGACTGCTGCGCGCCAAGCAGGGCCGCATCCGCCTCGCCGGCGCCCATGGCTATGCGGGCCGTGCCGCGCCTGGTCACAGCCAGGGCAACGGCCAACACGCCGCGGACCTGTTGGTGGACACGAGCAAGCTCTCCCTGGATGAGATCGTCAAGACCGTGGGCTATGTGCCGCAGGACCCCGGCCTGCTGCTTTTCCAGGACACTCTGGCGCAGGAATTGACCTTCACACGCAACGGACATGCCCTGCCGGCCGATCGGCCGGCCGACCAGGCGCTGCTCGCCAGCCTGGGCCTGGCGCATTTGAGCGATCATTACCCGCGCGACCTGAGCGGCGGCGAACGCCAGCGCGCGGCCCTGGCCGCGATCCTGGTGGCCGATCCACAAGTGCTGCTTCTGGACGAACCGACGCGGGGCTTGGACTATCAGCAGAAAGCGGAGTTAGTCAAGCTGCTCAGAAGTTATCGCCAGGCCGGCAAAACGATCATCATGGCGACGCACGATGTCGAGTTGGTGGCGGGGTGCGCCGATCGTGTCATTCTGTTGGCCGAGGGACAGGTGGTGCTCGATGCGCCCACGCGTATCGCGATGAGCGAATCGTTGGTCTTCGCCTCGCAAATCAACAAGCTCCTGCGCGATCCGGCGTTTCTGACGGTAGATGACGTGCTGCGTAACATGCAGCGAAACGGCGCCAATCCGTGGCAGTGA
- a CDS encoding N-6 DNA methylase: MSIARLSRDRKRQLGQFFTPPATATAIVRDLTILPAYRVLEPSFGNGSFVFAIVDALTKVIRSTEIQTWRRDHLYGCEVDDVAFARFSEKWDKAGLGPLPPHMENSDFFRWMPPGSDRSAATNRQRYFASRLEMFDLIIGNPPFGGSIDPSIQDELDDIFGVRNSRKIKKETYAFFIVKCVDLLKPGGKLVFICSDTILTIPTMTGLRSWLQETCLVDVSVVPGSFADTNQDMLLLSLTKRANEPRRVSIFGVDMSLIEIESTPNVSWRVNGEYAKYFTGVLVGDKMVATSGMTIGNNELFLRPIQQGAVDEPYEFRFDSQAITVKNAIAHVWAKSPRANCSISQNRRRAVQ, from the coding sequence ATGAGCATTGCACGACTATCCAGAGACCGAAAGCGACAACTGGGGCAGTTCTTTACGCCACCGGCGACGGCTACAGCCATCGTACGCGATCTAACGATCTTGCCTGCGTACCGGGTTCTTGAGCCGTCGTTCGGCAATGGGTCATTCGTTTTTGCAATCGTGGATGCACTAACCAAAGTCATTCGATCCACCGAAATTCAAACCTGGCGCCGCGATCATCTCTACGGCTGTGAAGTTGACGATGTAGCATTCGCACGATTCTCAGAGAAGTGGGACAAGGCGGGGCTTGGCCCTCTTCCTCCCCACATGGAGAATTCCGATTTCTTCAGGTGGATGCCTCCCGGATCTGATCGAAGCGCGGCCACCAACCGGCAACGATACTTTGCCAGCCGCCTTGAAATGTTCGATCTAATCATCGGAAATCCTCCTTTTGGTGGCAGCATTGATCCCTCTATTCAAGATGAACTCGACGACATATTCGGGGTGCGAAACTCTCGCAAGATCAAGAAGGAGACATACGCATTTTTCATCGTCAAGTGTGTTGATCTGCTCAAGCCGGGCGGCAAGCTTGTTTTCATCTGTAGTGACACGATTTTGACAATTCCCACTATGACCGGCCTACGTTCATGGCTCCAGGAAACCTGCCTTGTGGACGTTTCGGTTGTGCCCGGTTCATTTGCAGATACGAATCAGGACATGCTTCTCCTTTCGCTGACCAAGCGGGCCAACGAACCCCGGCGTGTCTCGATATTTGGAGTGGACATGTCGTTGATTGAGATCGAATCTACCCCAAACGTCAGTTGGAGGGTCAACGGCGAGTATGCGAAATACTTCACCGGCGTCCTCGTTGGCGACAAAATGGTTGCCACCTCCGGCATGACGATCGGCAACAATGAGCTGTTCCTTCGCCCAATCCAGCAAGGCGCAGTTGATGAACCTTACGAGTTTCGGTTTGATTCACAGGCTATCACGGTAAAGAATGCAATCGCGCACGTCTGGGCAAAGTCTCCCAGGGCCAATTGCAGCATATCGCAGAACAGGAGGCGCGCGGTGCAGTAG
- a CDS encoding ECF transporter S component, with protein MTHWLNAAILLLASAIGAVAFVAPFFSLETALPGDGGALSHAADAPFFLILLIVICLGAVLLNLSAGQMNTRTVAVLGILTAFNAVLRALPGPGGFNAIFFLPILAGHVYGATFGFLLGSLSLLVSALLGGGVGPWLPFQMFATGWVGMLGALAPSWPRHPRREVLLLAVWGLFLGLLFGAIMNLWFWPFVFRPDQAALYWQPGLGLAGILQRYLPFYLVTSLAWDLWRAGGNALLILFLGLPVLRLLRRFQLRFRFEITSEE; from the coding sequence ATGACTCACTGGCTCAACGCCGCTATCCTGCTCCTTGCCAGCGCCATCGGCGCGGTGGCGTTCGTGGCGCCCTTTTTCAGCCTGGAGACAGCGCTGCCCGGCGACGGCGGCGCGCTATCGCACGCGGCCGATGCGCCTTTCTTCCTCATCCTGCTGATCGTCATCTGCCTGGGCGCGGTGCTGTTGAACCTGTCGGCTGGGCAGATGAACACGCGCACCGTCGCGGTGCTTGGCATTTTGACCGCGTTCAACGCGGTGTTGCGTGCGCTGCCCGGCCCTGGCGGCTTCAACGCCATCTTTTTCCTGCCCATCCTGGCCGGGCATGTCTACGGCGCGACCTTTGGCTTTCTGCTCGGTTCCCTGTCGCTCCTGGTATCGGCGCTGTTGGGCGGCGGCGTGGGGCCGTGGCTCCCCTTTCAGATGTTCGCCACCGGCTGGGTGGGAATGCTGGGCGCATTGGCGCCGAGTTGGCCCCGCCATCCCCGGCGTGAAGTGCTCCTGCTGGCCGTCTGGGGATTGTTCCTCGGCCTCCTGTTCGGCGCCATCATGAACCTCTGGTTCTGGCCTTTCGTCTTTCGCCCCGATCAAGCCGCCCTCTACTGGCAGCCTGGCCTGGGGTTGGCGGGCATCCTGCAGCGCTACCTGCCTTTTTACCTGGTCACCTCACTGGCCTGGGACCTGTGGCGGGCTGGCGGCAATGCCCTGCTCATCCTGTTTCTCGGCCTGCCGGTGCTGCGCCTCCTGCGCCGCTTTCAACTGCGCTTTCGCTTCGAGATCACTTCCGAAGAATAA
- the groES gene encoding co-chaperone GroES has translation MKLRPLGDRIVVEPAEQEERTASGIILPETAKEKPQEGKVIAAGPGKLNEDGSRSPMDTTVGDRVLYAKYAGTEVKLDGKKLLILRESDILAVLES, from the coding sequence ATGAAGCTTCGACCACTAGGTGATCGGATCGTTGTTGAGCCGGCAGAGCAGGAAGAGCGCACGGCAAGCGGAATCATCTTGCCGGAGACCGCAAAAGAGAAGCCACAAGAGGGTAAGGTCATTGCGGCCGGCCCGGGCAAGCTGAACGAAGACGGCAGCCGCAGTCCGATGGACACCACCGTTGGCGACCGTGTTTTGTACGCCAAGTACGCGGGCACCGAAGTGAAGTTGGACGGCAAGAAGTTACTCATCCTGCGCGAGAGTGACATCCTGGCAGTACTCGAATCATAA
- the groL gene encoding chaperonin GroEL (60 kDa chaperone family; promotes refolding of misfolded polypeptides especially under stressful conditions; forms two stacked rings of heptamers to form a barrel-shaped 14mer; ends can be capped by GroES; misfolded proteins enter the barrel where they are refolded when GroES binds), whose translation MAKQISFSEEARRNLKVGIDALANAVKTTLGPKGRNVALDKKWGAPTVTHDGVTVAKEIELADPYQNMGAQLLKEAATKTNDIAGDGTTTATVLAQAIVHEGLRNVAAGANPMLLKRGIEKGTAAVVKAIRSQAIEITTKEEIANVAAISAQDREIGDLIAAVMDKVGKDGVITVEESKGLLFETEYVEGMQFDRGYISAYFITNAERMEAVLENPYILITDKKISAAADIVPLLEKVMVSGRREIVIVAEDVDGEALATLVLNKLRGMFNVVAIKAPGFGDRRKAMLQDIAVLTGGSVITEELGRKLETTQITDLGRADKMVSTKDNTTLVGGAGESGEIKGRIEQIRAEIDKSTSDYDKEKLQERLARLAGGVAIIRVGAGTEVELKEKKHRVEDALSATRAAVEEGIVPGGGVALLNAVSALDDVATDFEDEKTGVKLLRRALEEPMRQLAVNAGQDGAVVVENVRRAQDAAGNPRIGYNVMSETYVDMVKEGIIDPAKVTRGGLENAASIAAMILTTEALITDIPEKEKAPAGPPQGGGGMDF comes from the coding sequence ATGGCAAAGCAGATCAGTTTTAGCGAAGAAGCACGACGCAATTTGAAGGTGGGCATTGACGCTCTGGCCAATGCCGTGAAGACCACCCTTGGCCCTAAGGGCCGCAACGTAGCCCTGGATAAGAAATGGGGCGCCCCTACCGTCACGCATGACGGCGTCACCGTGGCCAAGGAAATCGAACTGGCCGATCCGTATCAGAATATGGGCGCGCAGCTTCTGAAGGAAGCCGCCACCAAGACCAACGACATTGCCGGCGACGGCACCACCACCGCGACCGTGTTGGCGCAGGCGATTGTACACGAAGGTCTGCGCAACGTGGCTGCGGGCGCCAACCCCATGCTGCTCAAGCGCGGTATCGAGAAGGGCACCGCTGCGGTTGTCAAGGCCATCCGCAGCCAGGCGATTGAAATCACCACCAAGGAAGAGATCGCGAACGTGGCTGCCATTTCCGCGCAGGATCGCGAGATCGGCGACCTGATTGCCGCTGTCATGGACAAGGTGGGCAAGGACGGCGTCATCACCGTGGAAGAGAGCAAGGGTTTGCTCTTCGAGACCGAGTATGTCGAAGGCATGCAGTTCGACCGCGGCTACATCAGCGCCTATTTCATCACCAACGCCGAGCGCATGGAAGCGGTGCTGGAGAATCCTTACATCCTGATCACCGACAAGAAGATCTCCGCAGCCGCCGACATCGTGCCGCTGTTGGAAAAAGTGATGGTGTCGGGCCGTCGCGAAATCGTCATCGTTGCCGAAGACGTGGACGGCGAAGCGCTGGCGACCCTGGTCTTGAACAAGCTGCGTGGCATGTTCAACGTCGTGGCGATCAAGGCCCCGGGCTTTGGCGATCGCCGCAAGGCCATGTTGCAGGACATCGCCGTGTTGACCGGCGGCAGCGTCATCACCGAAGAACTGGGCCGCAAACTGGAAACCACCCAGATTACCGACCTCGGCCGTGCCGACAAGATGGTCTCCACCAAGGATAACACCACGTTGGTGGGCGGCGCCGGTGAGTCTGGGGAGATCAAGGGCCGTATCGAGCAGATTCGGGCCGAGATTGATAAGAGCACCAGCGACTACGACAAAGAGAAGCTGCAGGAGCGCCTGGCTCGTTTGGCCGGCGGTGTGGCGATCATCCGCGTCGGCGCGGGTACCGAAGTCGAACTCAAGGAAAAGAAACATCGCGTCGAGGATGCGTTGAGCGCGACCCGTGCAGCCGTCGAAGAAGGGATTGTTCCCGGCGGCGGCGTGGCCCTGTTGAACGCCGTCAGCGCCCTGGACGACGTGGCGACTGACTTCGAAGATGAAAAGACCGGCGTCAAACTTCTGCGCCGCGCCCTCGAAGAGCCGATGCGCCAACTCGCTGTGAATGCCGGTCAGGACGGCGCCGTGGTGGTCGAGAATGTCCGCCGCGCGCAGGATGCTGCGGGCAACCCACGCATTGGCTACAATGTGATGAGCGAAACCTACGTTGACATGGTCAAGGAAGGCATCATTGACCCGGCCAAGGTAACTCGCGGTGGTCTGGAGAATGCGGCCTCGATCGCGGCCATGATTCTGACGACCGAAGCCCTCATCACCGACATTCCTGAAAAGGAAAAGGCCCCGGCTGGGCCGCCTCAGGGCGGCGGCGGTATGGACTTCTAG
- a CDS encoding response regulator, giving the protein MPNESNDQRTWDAFFWIQTGNLALIYVIMGGIGLAFRAYNQIVVGSIIAVAAILVYYRLWRVGRQQPYRPLRIGMLILISCILYTGGIFVMGGARSPAIFLYVIPILTAGQFLPPRWFVAIAAFCFGIFNLLAVIEWQQQIDTTPWLFYAPPGPFTVADLVQASMLVLLLCAVTMLSYWRSNHAMHSSFAALRDSEERFRDLFENATDLIQIVNGDSHYQFVNHAWRRTLGYTDAEALQLTLADVIAPESWPACQVAYQQVLQGQSALDLEAAFVTHQGGRVIVQGNVTPNIKDGKFLATRGIFRDVTQQRKDEARQRRLLELAVVHGDMSKQFLTSGLQAVDEVLLRLGKTLDVSRAYIFRYRTTDRLLDNTHEWCAEGVAPEIQHLQGIAVEETIPSWQHILDEQGLIIASTTQHLPEEVQRLLRPQGVQALLLVVFSVNNQLAGFIGLDEVRHARQWLPEEVTAVRNTAEAYARLLEREQAERELLRARDAALESARLKSQFVANMSHEIRTPMNGVIGMLDLLHASDLNPTQLDYVNTAHHSAEALLFIINDILDFSKIEAGKMELEHDDFDLQHVVEDVAELLARPAQSKGLELATLIHRDVQTRLHGDPMRLRQVLTNLVSNAIKFTEHGEVIVQVTREQETDTQIIVRFVVSDTGIGIVPEQQKTIFQSFVQADGSTTRKYGGTGLGLAISKQLVELMGGKIGTQSQLGRGSIFWFTAVFGKQAALATGEAATPADLRNVRVLVVDDNATNRLILHQQLLSWECVPVEVTGGAEALTALRDAQRSGNPFRVVLCDWQMPDMDGGMLSVQVKRDPVLAATPLVLLTSVGEFGLERMADTIGFTASLTKPIRQLALYDTLVTVLGATHEPRTPRQAGMTETPGPAPALIAGGHVLLAEDNPVNQKLATHILTRLGYQVDVVDHGGLAVQAYMEKPYDLILMDVQMPEVDGFTATEQIREFEARRGGHVPIIALTAGALAGDRERCLAAGMDAYVSKPFKTEELRQMVTQYAAAPPLDPLVLAELRSIGGSMPGQPDILDEIMHQFTGDLPQYTAKMRQALQSQDANALQRTAHSLKGSGGSFGAQRVAYLCAHLEDMGRSQDLSNAQPWLDRLEVEIERIRRAD; this is encoded by the coding sequence ATGCCAAACGAGAGCAACGATCAACGCACCTGGGACGCCTTTTTCTGGATCCAGACTGGCAATCTGGCGCTGATCTATGTCATCATGGGGGGCATTGGCCTCGCCTTTCGCGCCTACAACCAGATCGTGGTGGGTAGCATCATTGCGGTTGCCGCCATTCTGGTCTACTACCGCCTGTGGCGTGTCGGCCGTCAGCAGCCCTATCGTCCTCTGCGCATCGGCATGCTGATTCTCATCAGTTGCATCCTCTATACCGGCGGTATCTTCGTCATGGGCGGGGCGCGCAGCCCTGCTATTTTTCTTTATGTGATTCCCATCCTGACCGCCGGCCAATTCCTCCCGCCGCGTTGGTTTGTCGCCATCGCCGCCTTCTGCTTTGGGATCTTCAATCTGCTGGCTGTGATCGAATGGCAGCAGCAGATTGACACCACTCCCTGGTTGTTCTACGCACCGCCTGGCCCTTTCACCGTGGCCGATCTTGTGCAAGCCAGTATGCTGGTCCTGCTGCTGTGCGCGGTGACAATGTTGAGCTACTGGCGTTCCAACCATGCCATGCACAGTTCGTTTGCCGCGCTGCGCGATAGCGAAGAGCGCTTTCGCGATCTGTTCGAAAACGCCACCGATCTCATCCAAATTGTGAATGGCGACAGTCATTATCAATTCGTCAATCACGCCTGGCGCCGCACCCTGGGCTATACCGACGCCGAAGCGTTGCAGTTGACGCTGGCCGACGTGATTGCACCGGAATCATGGCCGGCATGCCAGGTTGCATATCAGCAGGTGTTGCAAGGCCAATCGGCGCTGGACCTGGAAGCCGCCTTTGTCACACACCAGGGTGGCCGCGTCATCGTGCAAGGCAATGTTACGCCCAACATCAAAGACGGCAAATTTTTGGCGACGCGGGGTATTTTTCGCGATGTCACCCAACAGAGAAAGGATGAAGCACGTCAGCGCCGCCTGTTGGAGTTGGCGGTGGTGCATGGCGACATGTCCAAGCAGTTCTTGACCAGCGGGCTGCAGGCCGTGGATGAGGTTTTGCTGCGCCTGGGAAAGACGCTCGATGTGTCGCGTGCCTATATCTTCCGCTATCGAACCACGGACCGCCTGTTGGACAATACGCATGAGTGGTGCGCAGAGGGGGTCGCGCCGGAGATTCAGCATCTGCAGGGTATTGCCGTCGAAGAAACCATTCCTTCCTGGCAGCACATTCTCGATGAACAGGGCCTGATCATTGCCTCAACCACGCAGCATCTGCCCGAAGAAGTACAGCGCCTTCTGCGCCCGCAGGGCGTGCAGGCGCTCTTGCTCGTCGTTTTTTCCGTCAACAACCAACTGGCAGGTTTCATCGGGCTGGACGAGGTACGCCACGCGCGGCAATGGCTGCCGGAGGAGGTGACCGCGGTGCGCAACACCGCCGAGGCCTATGCGCGCCTGTTGGAACGTGAGCAAGCCGAGCGCGAACTGCTGCGCGCACGCGATGCCGCGTTGGAATCGGCGCGCTTGAAGAGCCAGTTCGTGGCCAACATGAGCCACGAGATTCGCACCCCGATGAACGGCGTCATCGGCATGCTTGATCTGTTGCACGCCAGCGACCTGAACCCGACGCAGCTCGACTATGTCAACACCGCACACCACAGCGCCGAAGCGCTGCTGTTCATCATCAATGACATTCTCGACTTTTCCAAGATCGAGGCCGGCAAGATGGAACTGGAACATGACGATTTCGACCTGCAACATGTGGTGGAAGATGTGGCCGAACTGCTGGCACGACCGGCGCAGAGCAAGGGACTCGAACTGGCAACCCTCATCCATCGCGATGTGCAGACCCGTCTGCATGGCGACCCCATGCGCCTGCGCCAGGTGTTGACCAACCTGGTCAGTAATGCGATCAAGTTTACGGAGCATGGCGAGGTCATTGTCCAGGTGACACGTGAACAGGAGACCGACACGCAGATCATCGTGCGCTTTGTGGTCTCCGATACCGGCATCGGCATTGTCCCAGAACAACAGAAAACCATTTTCCAGAGTTTCGTGCAGGCCGATGGCTCCACCACGCGCAAGTACGGTGGCACTGGGCTGGGCCTGGCCATCAGCAAACAACTGGTGGAGTTGATGGGCGGCAAGATCGGCACGCAGAGCCAACTGGGCCGGGGCAGCATTTTCTGGTTTACGGCGGTGTTCGGCAAACAAGCGGCGTTGGCAACTGGCGAGGCAGCGACACCGGCCGATCTCCGCAACGTGCGCGTGCTCGTCGTGGATGACAATGCCACCAATCGCCTCATCCTGCATCAGCAGTTGTTGAGCTGGGAATGTGTACCGGTGGAAGTGACCGGGGGCGCCGAAGCGCTGACCGCGCTGCGCGACGCACAGCGGTCGGGCAATCCCTTCCGCGTGGTTCTGTGTGATTGGCAGATGCCCGACATGGATGGTGGCATGTTGAGTGTACAGGTCAAGCGCGACCCCGTGCTGGCCGCGACGCCGCTGGTCCTGCTGACGTCGGTCGGTGAATTTGGCCTGGAGCGTATGGCCGACACCATCGGTTTTACCGCCAGTCTCACCAAACCGATACGCCAGCTTGCGCTCTACGATACCCTGGTCACCGTGCTTGGCGCCACACATGAGCCACGCACACCTCGTCAGGCTGGCATGACGGAGACACCCGGACCGGCGCCGGCACTGATCGCAGGGGGGCATGTCCTCTTGGCCGAAGACAACCCGGTCAACCAGAAGCTCGCCACGCACATCCTCACCCGTCTGGGGTACCAGGTTGATGTGGTGGACCATGGCGGGTTGGCGGTGCAGGCCTACATGGAAAAACCCTATGACCTGATCCTGATGGATGTGCAGATGCCAGAGGTGGATGGGTTTACCGCGACGGAACAGATACGCGAGTTCGAGGCCCGTCGCGGCGGGCATGTGCCCATCATCGCGCTGACCGCCGGCGCGCTGGCCGGCGATCGCGAGCGCTGCCTGGCGGCGGGCATGGACGCCTACGTCAGTAAACCGTTCAAGACGGAGGAATTGCGCCAGATGGTCACCCAGTACGCTGCCGCGCCGCCTCTCGATCCCCTGGTTCTGGCCGAGCTGCGCTCCATCGGCGGCAGTATGCCCGGGCAGCCGGACATCCTGGATGAGATCATGCATCAGTTCACGGGCGACCTGCCGCAATATACCGCCAAGATGCGCCAGGCGCTGCAAAGCCAGGACGCCAACGCGTTGCAGCGCACCGCGCACAGCCTCAAAGGCAGCGGCGGCAGCTTCGGCGCACAACGGGTGGCTTACCTCTGTGCCCACCTCGAAGACATGGGACGCAGCCAGGACCTGAGCAACGCACAGCCCTGGCTCGACCGCCTCGAAGTTGAGATCGAACGCATCCGCCGCGCCGACTGA
- a CDS encoding histidine phosphatase family protein, whose translation MELYLIRHAQSTNNALPDQTLRVEDPRLTDVGWQQTRRLADYLAAQRLPATEAAHLATNGSNEFNQFNQQGYSFTRLLVSPMTRTLQTAQVLADALGLIPEVWADIFEVGGIYLDYGGPIGEVGLPGRTRTDLQAEFPQAILPDAIGEDGWWWGGRETRPESLLRAGRVMERLAAWAGTDERICMMTHGAFSDRLLKVYGQQALDGVAYFLVNTAISRLDVPAAGRISIRYLNRCAHLPADLLT comes from the coding sequence GTGGAGCTTTATCTGATTCGCCATGCCCAGTCCACCAACAACGCCCTGCCTGACCAGACCCTGCGTGTGGAAGACCCACGCCTGACCGACGTGGGCTGGCAGCAGACGCGGCGTCTGGCCGATTACCTGGCCGCGCAGCGCCTACCCGCGACCGAGGCGGCGCACCTGGCGACCAACGGCAGCAATGAATTCAATCAATTCAATCAGCAGGGCTACAGCTTCACGCGCCTGTTGGTCAGCCCGATGACGCGTACGCTGCAAACCGCCCAGGTGCTGGCCGACGCGCTGGGGTTGATTCCAGAGGTGTGGGCTGACATTTTCGAGGTCGGCGGGATTTATCTGGACTATGGCGGACCGATTGGTGAGGTGGGACTGCCGGGCCGCACGCGCACCGATCTGCAGGCCGAATTTCCGCAGGCGATCTTGCCGGACGCCATCGGCGAAGATGGCTGGTGGTGGGGCGGCCGCGAAACCCGGCCGGAGAGCCTGCTGCGCGCCGGCCGGGTGATGGAGCGCCTGGCCGCATGGGCTGGCACGGACGAGCGCATCTGCATGATGACGCACGGCGCGTTCAGCGACCGCCTGCTCAAAGTCTACGGCCAGCAGGCGTTGGATGGCGTGGCCTATTTCTTGGTCAACACCGCGATCTCGCGCCTGGATGTGCCAGCCGCGGGCCGCATCTCTATTCGCTACCTCAACCGCTGCGCACATCTGCCGGCCGATTTGCTCACGTAA
- a CDS encoding fructose-bisphosphatase class II family protein: MVKVVTSRNLGLDLVRATEAAALAAGRYVGLDHPDEADHIAGDAMYQILNSLDMDGYIVTGEELKLGMHSPFDTGARIGTGKGPMLDVVVDPIEGRSLLASGRSGAIAACAVAPVGSMWAPQQAIYMEKIIVDAEVAPALVPECMDAPAAWTLALVARLKKKDIHDLVVFVLDRPRHAELVDEIRRAGARVMLRAAGDVAGALLVVAPNGRADMLMGVGGVSEGIMAACAVRALGGGMLGRLAPQSDVEREEIKIAGLSTRQILSAREIIASDNIFFAATGITDGPLLSGVRYHGKRAETHSLILRGETGTRRLIYAEHVLH, translated from the coding sequence ATGGTCAAAGTCGTCACCTCACGCAACCTGGGTCTGGATTTGGTCCGCGCGACGGAAGCTGCGGCCCTGGCGGCCGGGCGCTATGTGGGCTTGGATCATCCCGACGAGGCCGATCACATCGCCGGTGACGCGATGTACCAGATCCTCAACTCGCTAGACATGGACGGCTATATCGTCACCGGCGAAGAACTCAAACTGGGAATGCATTCACCCTTCGACACCGGCGCCCGCATCGGCACCGGTAAAGGGCCGATGTTGGATGTCGTGGTGGACCCCATCGAAGGCCGCAGTTTGCTGGCTTCGGGACGATCCGGCGCCATCGCCGCCTGCGCGGTGGCGCCGGTCGGCAGCATGTGGGCGCCGCAGCAGGCCATCTACATGGAGAAGATCATCGTGGACGCCGAGGTGGCCCCCGCGCTGGTGCCGGAGTGCATGGACGCGCCGGCCGCCTGGACGTTGGCGCTGGTGGCGCGCCTCAAGAAAAAGGACATTCACGACCTGGTGGTCTTCGTGCTCGACCGGCCGCGCCATGCCGAGCTGGTGGATGAAATCCGCCGCGCCGGCGCCCGCGTCATGCTGCGCGCGGCCGGCGACGTGGCTGGCGCGCTGCTGGTGGTGGCGCCCAACGGCCGCGCCGACATGCTGATGGGCGTGGGCGGCGTGTCCGAGGGCATCATGGCGGCCTGTGCGGTGCGCGCCCTGGGCGGCGGCATGTTGGGACGCCTGGCGCCGCAAAGCGATGTCGAGCGTGAGGAGATCAAGATTGCCGGGCTGAGCACGCGACAGATCCTCAGCGCGCGCGAGATCATCGCCAGCGACAATATCTTCTTTGCCGCCACCGGCATCACCGATGGGCCGCTCCTGTCTGGCGTGCGCTATCACGGCAAACGGGCCGAGACCCATTCGTTGATCCTGCGCGGCGAAACCGGCACGCGGCGTCTGATCTACGCCGAGCACGTGCTACACTAA